Proteins encoded by one window of Aphis gossypii isolate Hap1 chromosome X, ASM2018417v2, whole genome shotgun sequence:
- the LOC114125156 gene encoding NAD-dependent protein deacetylase Sirt6 encodes MSCNYADGLSPYEYKGEVGMNEVFDTPEVLKQKISLLAQWIKDSKYTVFHTGAGISTSAGIPDFRGPKGVWTLEKEGKKPEISLDFNDAKPTVTHMAIKSLVQKGYAKYVVSQNIDGLHLKSGLLRQYVSEVHGNMFTMKCNKCKRSYVSKTAVKTVGQRCLNIKCFGKNKNGHQCRGILYDTILDWEHQLPIEELELSELHSKMADLCICLGTSLQIQPINLVPFNAKKNKGKVVICNLQKTNCDRKADLVIHTYVDNLMTSLMEILGIDIDKYDEIKDPTNINHEITDWSIYETDLKKIREIKRNTTKSKKRKKSEIKFPNPESETESPLNNQILKPSKISKLNNIDNIIK; translated from the exons ATGTCTTGTAACTATGCTGATGGTTTATCTCCATATGAATATAAAGGAGAAGTTGGTATGAATgaa gtttttgACACTCctgaagttttaaaacaaaaaatttcacTTCTTGCTCAGTGGATCAAAGATTCTAAATACACAGTTTTTCATACAGGTGCTGGTATAAGTACATCAGCAGGTATACCAGATTTCag aggACCAAAAGGAGTATGGACTTTAGAAAAAGAAGGAAAGAAACCAGAAATAAGCTTAGATTTCAATGATGCTAAACCAACAGTTACACATATGGCAATCAAAAGCTTGGTCCAAAAAG gtTATGCAAAATATGTTGTCAGTCAGAATATAGATGGTTTGCATTTGAAGTCAGGATTACTTCGTCAGTATGTTTCTGAAGTTCATGGAAATATGTTTACtatgaaatgtaataaatgcaaaag GAGCTATGTGAGTAAGACTGCTGTAAAAACAGTAGGACAACGATgcttaaacataaaatgttttgggAAAAACAAGAATGGCCATCAATGTCGAGGTATTCtatatgatacaatattagACTGGGAACATCAATTACCCATCGAAGAGTTAGAATTATCAGAGTTACATTCCaa aATGGCTGATTTATGCATTTGTCTTGGGACTTCATTACAAATTCAACCAATCAATTTGGTTCCatttaatgcaaaaaaaaacaaaggaaaagttgttatttgtaatttacaaaaaacaaactgT gatCGTAAGGCAGATTTAGTTATTCATACATATGTAGACAATTTGATGACATCTTTAATGGAAATTCTTGGAAtagatattgataaatatgatGAGATCAAAGATCcaacaaatataaatcatgAAATCACTGATTGGTCAATTTATGAAActgatttaaagaaaatacgagaaattaaaagaaacacaacaaaatcaaaaaaacgcAAAAAGtctgaaattaaatttcctAATCCAGAATCAGAAACAGAATCACCTCTTAATAATCAAATCCTTAAACCATCAAAAATttctaaacttaataatattgataatattataaaataa